CCTCCTTGATAGTGTTCAAAAGGCCATTGAGCTTTCGTTAAATAGGAAACAGGACTACTTTCCGGTATTGGATCAAGGTGCTCCTATCGGTGTTGTAACCTACAAGGAGCTGTTGGATGCACACCCGAATAGGATCATTGCCGATACATCAGTAAAACGCTACCCAACGCTATCATTACGGGAGTCCATCTGGGGTGCTCAGAATGTCTTCGATCATTGTGATGCCGGTGCCCTGTTGGTAATGGACGAGCAAGAACTGGTGGGAATGCTAGAAAGAAACGTCCTCGCTACAGAGATTAGTACATATTTTGATCCCCTTACCGGCCTGTATAATAGCAGTTATCTGTACTCTAGTGCTGAGACTCTGATCAGAAAAGGACAGGAGATCTCCATAGTTTTCATCGACGTGGACAATTTCGGACAAATTAACAAGGGCTATGGTCATACAGTAGGTGATAATGTCTTAAAGGAGATGGCC
The sequence above is drawn from the Limnochordia bacterium genome and encodes:
- a CDS encoding GGDEF domain-containing protein produces the protein MRTDFERLNLLDSVQKAIELSLNRKQDYFPVLDQGAPIGVVTYKELLDAHPNRIIADTSVKRYPTLSLRESIWGAQNVFDHCDAGALLVMDEQELVGMLERNVLATEISTYFDPLTGLYNSSYLYSSAETLIRKGQEISIVFIDVDNFGQINKGYGHTVGDNVLKEMAQTLKHSIPRDAYLCRYGGDEFAVVTTYDEATCKRFCMHLQRRISSIAYSREVQVSVAVGVSGGRRGQVSLDNPVSAICNLINLASLASTKAKDTKDKLCIEGYIDLDSIA